The Limnochordia bacterium nucleotide sequence TAGCCTATCGATGGATACCTTTGCTGCCGCTTCCTCCAGGGCGCTTATTGCTTGTTCAATGGCCCGCTCACCAATACCATGAATTGAAACCCGCAGCCCATTTTCGATACAGTTGCAGACTAACGGCGTCAGTTCCTCCATATCAACATAGAGAATACCGCGCTCATCGGTAGTTCCTACGAAAGGTTCGGATACCGCTGCGGAACGTCCCCCGACACTTCCATCGAGGATAAACTTCATACCCATGAACTTGAGCAGGTCATTGCCGTAGCCACTCTCAAGTCCTAGCCCGATGGCGTGGGGAATCAAGCCCGCATCCCGGGAACCAAAGGTAATTCCTTCAAGCCAAAGACGTACCCGTACCGATAGCTTCTCCTTAGATGCTAACCCTTGGTAGGTTGCAAAGGCACACCGATCAACCAGCATATCATGCACAGTGGTAATCCCCCAGCGGGATAGCTGTCCTAAAGCCAGACGGAACCCCTCCTGAACCTCCCCATCGCTATAGGCGGGCATCTTGATCAAATCCTGGGCTCGATCCATCAGTAACCCAGTGGGCTCTCCAGTGGCAGGATCCCGGTGAATATGTCCTCCTTCAGGGTCTGGCGTATCCTTGTCTATTCCAGACAATCGGAGGGCTGCGCTATTAGCGACTCCCATATGAACACAGGTCCTCCGAAGATAGACCGGATGATGCGGCGATACCTGGTCCAAATCCCAACGGGTCGGATGCCGCTGTTCTTCGAGTTTCGTATCGTCATACCCCCACCCTCTAATCCAACCACCTTTAGTAGTTTTCTTTACCCGCTCAGAAACAGATGCCACGATATCCCCGATGGTTCTGACCTTCGGGTATGAGCAATCTATATCCATCATGGTCTTGGCCATGATGGACGGATGCATATGTGATTCCACAAAGCCTGGCATCAACGTCCTCCCACCCAGGTCTAACACTTCTGGTGTTCCCAATGATCGCTCTCGGGCCCCATGTTCA carries:
- a CDS encoding amidohydrolase, which translates into the protein MSEKCSELLLKNGDILTLDPNLQDVNAVLVRDGRIVYVGSEHGARERSLGTPEVLDLGGRTLMPGFVESHMHPSIMAKTMMDIDCSYPKVRTIGDIVASVSERVKKTTKGGWIRGWGYDDTKLEEQRHPTRWDLDQVSPHHPVYLRRTCVHMGVANSAALRLSGIDKDTPDPEGGHIHRDPATGEPTGLLMDRAQDLIKMPAYSDGEVQEGFRLALGQLSRWGITTVHDMLVDRCAFATYQGLASKEKLSVRVRLWLEGITFGSRDAGLIPHAIGLGLESGYGNDLLKFMGMKFILDGSVGGRSAAVSEPFVGTTDERGILYVDMEELTPLVCNCIENGLRVSIHGIGERAIEQAISALEEAAAKVSIDRLRKMRNRIDHCVLPTKEQLERIKNLGVVIESSVSFIHALGDSYLSNLGDSRASRAFPNRTCIDMGVPVAANSDCPVCDGSPLLGMYAATTRKTDTGQVLGTKESITPMEALRAYTTTGAYAGCEEDLLGTIAPDKLADLIVLSQNPITTGAEHLQDIGVEMTFVNGHLVYAR